The genomic window CGCGGGGCAGCTCGATACCATCCTCAATGTCGCACCGGACGGGGTGGCCCGCGCCCTGCTGGAGGTGCTCGCTTCGGCCTATTCGGAGCGTTCGCTCTTCTATCGGGCCCATCGCGGCCTCGACAACAGCGGCGTCGAGTGCGCGGTCCTGGTCCAGGTGCTCGTCGACAGCGCGGTCTCCGGCGTCGTCTTCAGCTGCAATCCGCAGACCGGTGACCCTGCCGAATCGGTGGTGTCGGCGGCGTTGGGTCTCGGCGAAGGCGTGGTGGCCGGCACGGTGGAGTGCGACACCTACTTCATCGACAACGCCTCGGGCGCGATCGTCTCCCGCAGCGTCGTCGACAAGCGGAGCCGGGTCGTCGCCGAAGCCGGTTCCGGCACCGTCGTGGCGGAGATCGCGGGCGGCAGTGTCGAACCGGCACTCACCGACGATCGGATTCTCCAGCTCACCCGTACCGCGGCCGCGCTCGCCGACACCTTCGGCGCGCCCCAGGACGTCGAGTGGGCCTACGACGCGGACGGCACCCTGTTCCTGTTGCAAGCCCGCCCGGTCACCGCGACGGGAGCGCGCGAGACCATCTTCGACAACGTCAATGTCGCCGAGTCCTACCCGGGACTGTCCAGCCCGCTGACGTTCTCGATCCTGCGCGCCGCCTACGAACAGGTCTTCCGCGCCTGCCACCGGGATTTCGGCGCGACCGGCGCGATCGTGGATCGCAACGCGGCGAGCCTGTACCCGTATCTGGTCGGCACCGCGCACGGGCGGATCTACTACAACATCAGCAACTGGTACCGGCTGTTCCTGCAGATTCCCGGCATGGAGTTCGCGATCGAGGGCTGGGAGGCCGCCCTCAACATCGAGAACCGCTACCAACGCCCCGCCACGCCGAAACGCGGTCTCGCCCGGCTGCGGATGTACGCGCTGCGGGTGCGAGTCTTCGCGATCATCGGCGCGGGCTGGCTGCGGCTGCCGCGCAGGTTGCGGGCCTTCTTCACCGAGCTGGCCGCCTTCACCGCCGACCTGGACCGCCGCCTCGACCCCGAAACGCCCGAGCGCGAACGCGATCCGGAGGCGCTGCTGCGGTGGATGGAGCGCTGCCTGCACGAGCTGGTGCCCGCGTACTCGGTGCAGATCTTCAACGACTTCCTCGCCCAGCAGCTGTTCCACGTCGTCGGCCTGCTGCTGGAACGGCAGGGGCTCGATACGACCGAGGCGATCACGCTGCGCAACGAATTGTTCTGCGGCGAAGAGGGCGTCGACAGCGTGGACCCGGTGCGTTCGGCGCTCGCGTTGACCGCGACGATCCGCGACGATCCGGCACTGCGCGCACTGTTCACCGGCCCGTTGGACGCGGGGACGGTGTGGAAGAGCCTGGCGCAGCCGGAATTCACGGCTTTCCGCGCGGCCTGCCTTCGCCATATCGCGCTGTTCGGCGATCGCACGGTCGACGAGCTCAAGCTCGAGACCGATCCGCTCGGCGAGCACCCGGAACGTCTGGTGCCGATGCTGCGGAACTACCTGCGCGGCGGACAGAACATCGACGAGATGGCGGCGCGTGAGAAGGCGATCCGCCGCGAAGCCGAGCGGACCG from Nocardia bhagyanarayanae includes these protein-coding regions:
- a CDS encoding PEP/pyruvate-binding domain-containing protein; its protein translation is MRPTNTGAVVPAATLAARPDAAPEHTARFGAKAANLGRLLAAGHRVPPFAVVTTEACAEILAPVTDGIAELLENLDHTDPASLRSVSAAIRGLILGLALPDRVAAELDAAVAEWSGARLAVRSSVSGEDSATDSFAGQLDTILNVAPDGVARALLEVLASAYSERSLFYRAHRGLDNSGVECAVLVQVLVDSAVSGVVFSCNPQTGDPAESVVSAALGLGEGVVAGTVECDTYFIDNASGAIVSRSVVDKRSRVVAEAGSGTVVAEIAGGSVEPALTDDRILQLTRTAAALADTFGAPQDVEWAYDADGTLFLLQARPVTATGARETIFDNVNVAESYPGLSSPLTFSILRAAYEQVFRACHRDFGATGAIVDRNAASLYPYLVGTAHGRIYYNISNWYRLFLQIPGMEFAIEGWEAALNIENRYQRPATPKRGLARLRMYALRVRVFAIIGAGWLRLPRRLRAFFTELAAFTADLDRRLDPETPERERDPEALLRWMERCLHELVPAYSVQIFNDFLAQQLFHVVGLLLERQGLDTTEAITLRNELFCGEEGVDSVDPVRSALALTATIRDDPALRALFTGPLDAGTVWKSLAQPEFTAFRAACLRHIALFGDRTVDELKLETDPLGEHPERLVPMLRNYLRGGQNIDEMAAREKAIRREAERTAAALFRDSFARRLAFRLALGRAREHVKQRENMRLGRSRSFGLVKRVFREFGKQMHGAGLLDDPRDIFWLTYEEIAALTRGTAVDTDAARTVATRKRDHERWRATELPTRIVTTGIAAASIDDPAFDASISAVDATAQTVLRGIGCAPGRVEAPALVLGTPDPEVEIDGQILVAATTDPGWVFLMVAAGGLVSEKGSVLSHTAIIGRELGIPTVVGVPGVTRLVATGDRLVLDGRAGTATIVHEDEQ